The following are encoded together in the Pseudomonas sp. IB20 genome:
- a CDS encoding MAPEG family protein translates to MNELLPIYAGCVLVLCLKMFAISCYQGFFRIRGLAFTNLEDAAFFSRSAQPEELPHVSRAKKAWANDLENIPLFFVLGGLCVAVGSSSVVTVWLFGGFTAARLVHTVTYLAGQQPWRTVAYVVGVMCLFGLGAMVVSRLI, encoded by the coding sequence ATGAATGAACTGCTGCCTATCTACGCAGGGTGCGTGCTAGTGCTGTGCCTGAAGATGTTTGCGATTTCTTGCTACCAGGGTTTCTTCCGAATTCGGGGGCTGGCGTTTACCAACCTTGAGGATGCAGCTTTTTTCAGCCGCTCAGCGCAACCGGAAGAACTGCCACACGTCAGCAGAGCGAAAAAGGCCTGGGCGAATGATCTGGAGAACATTCCGCTGTTTTTTGTGTTGGGCGGGTTGTGCGTGGCAGTGGGGAGTTCCAGTGTCGTCACGGTCTGGTTGTTCGGCGGGTTTACAGCGGCTCGTCTGGTACACACGGTGACGTATCTGGCAGGGCAGCAACCCTGGCGTACAGTAGCTTACGTTGTAGGTGTGATGTGCCTCTTCGGTCTCGGCGCCATGGTGGTTTCCAGGCTGATATAA
- a CDS encoding amidase encodes MMHVTEVSIAQLRAALESGQTTAVELVQAYLARIEAYDGAQTATALNAVVVRNPEALKEAQACDARRAKGETLGPLDGIPYTAKDSYLVKGLTAASGSPAFAKLVAQRDAFTIERLRAGGAICLGKTNMPPMANGGMQRGVYGRAESPYNAGYLTAPFASGSSNGAGTATAASFAAFGLAEETWSSGRGPASNNGLCAYTPSRGVISVRGNWPLTPTMDVVVPYARTMADLLEVLDVVVADDPDTRGDLWRLQPWVPIPSVASVRPASYAELAVSSESLAGKRFGVPRMYINADPDAGTSEKPGIGGPTGQKINTRASVIDLWQDARQALEAAGAEVIEVDFPLVSNCEGDRPGAPTVFTRGLVSKEFLHDELWELSAWAFDDFLRANDDPHLNRLADVDGPKIFPHDPGTLPNREDDLAAGMDEYVRMAERGITPWNEISTVPDGLRGLEQTRRIDLEDWMDTLGLDAVLFPTVADVGPADADVNEASADIAWSNGVWVANGNLAIRHLGVPTVTVPMGVMADIGMPVGLTFAGRAYDDSALLRFACAYEATGSKRQIPPRTPPLTAE; translated from the coding sequence GTGATGCACGTTACTGAAGTTTCCATTGCCCAACTGCGCGCGGCACTTGAAAGCGGCCAGACCACTGCCGTAGAACTGGTCCAGGCTTACCTGGCGCGGATCGAGGCCTATGACGGCGCGCAGACCGCCACCGCCTTGAATGCCGTGGTGGTGCGCAATCCCGAGGCGCTCAAAGAAGCCCAGGCGTGCGATGCACGTCGGGCCAAAGGCGAAACCTTGGGGCCATTGGACGGTATTCCCTACACCGCCAAAGACAGCTATTTGGTCAAGGGCCTGACGGCAGCTTCCGGCAGCCCGGCCTTCGCCAAACTGGTGGCGCAGCGTGACGCCTTCACCATTGAACGCCTGCGCGCCGGCGGCGCCATCTGCCTGGGCAAGACCAATATGCCGCCGATGGCCAACGGCGGGATGCAGCGCGGCGTGTATGGCCGCGCAGAAAGCCCGTATAACGCCGGCTACCTCACCGCACCGTTTGCCTCCGGTTCCTCCAACGGCGCGGGCACGGCAACGGCTGCCAGCTTCGCCGCCTTCGGCCTGGCCGAAGAAACCTGGTCAAGCGGGCGCGGCCCGGCGTCCAACAATGGCTTGTGTGCCTACACGCCGTCGCGCGGGGTAATTTCGGTGCGCGGTAACTGGCCGTTGACGCCAACCATGGACGTGGTGGTGCCGTATGCGCGCACCATGGCCGACTTGCTCGAAGTACTCGACGTGGTGGTCGCCGACGACCCCGACACCCGTGGCGACCTGTGGCGCCTGCAACCCTGGGTGCCAATCCCCAGCGTGGCTTCGGTGCGCCCGGCGTCTTATGCGGAGCTGGCGGTGAGCAGTGAATCCCTCGCTGGCAAACGTTTCGGCGTGCCGCGCATGTACATCAACGCCGACCCCGACGCCGGCACCAGCGAAAAGCCTGGGATCGGCGGGCCGACTGGGCAAAAGATCAACACCCGCGCCAGCGTCATCGACCTGTGGCAGGACGCGCGCCAGGCGCTGGAAGCCGCTGGGGCTGAAGTGATCGAGGTGGATTTCCCGCTGGTGTCCAACTGCGAAGGCGACCGCCCTGGCGCGCCGACCGTATTTACCCGCGGCCTGGTCTCTAAGGAATTTCTGCACGACGAATTGTGGGAGCTGTCGGCCTGGGCGTTCGATGACTTCCTGCGCGCCAACGACGACCCGCACCTGAACCGCCTGGCTGACGTGGACGGGCCGAAAATCTTCCCACACGACCCCGGCACCCTGCCCAACCGTGAAGACGACCTGGCCGCCGGCATGGACGAATACGTGCGCATGGCCGAGCGCGGCATCACGCCGTGGAACGAGATCAGCACCGTGCCGGATGGCCTGCGTGGCCTGGAGCAAACCCGGCGCATCGACCTGGAAGACTGGATGGACACGCTGGGGCTGGACGCGGTGCTGTTCCCCACCGTGGCCGACGTTGGCCCGGCGGATGCCGATGTTAACGAAGCCAGCGCCGACATTGCCTGGAGCAACGGCGTCTGGGTGGCCAACGGCAACCTCGCGATTCGCCACCTGGGCGTGCCCACCGTCACCGTGCCGATGGGCGTGATGGCAGACATCGGCATGCCGGTGGGGCTGACCTTCGCCGGGCGTGCCTATGACGACTCGGCGCTGCTGCGGTTTGCGTGCGCGTATGAAGCCACCGGCAGCAAACGCCAGATCCCACC
- a CDS encoding DUF2834 domain-containing protein — protein sequence MHRPYFALAGLLGFSLYTLVTMLTAEQSLLAFGRELMSRPDTAQVVIDLYLMALLACVWMYRDARGRGRSVACVVPYFLLTVVFVSVGPLLYIVVNGYRDE from the coding sequence ATGCACAGACCCTATTTCGCCTTGGCCGGTTTGCTGGGATTTTCGCTGTACACACTGGTCACGATGCTCACGGCCGAGCAATCGCTGCTGGCGTTCGGGCGGGAACTGATGTCTCGGCCGGACACCGCGCAGGTGGTGATCGACCTGTATCTGATGGCGCTGCTGGCGTGTGTGTGGATGTACCGGGATGCGCGCGGGCGAGGGCGTTCGGTTGCCTGCGTGGTGCCGTACTTTTTGCTGACGGTGGTGTTTGTGTCGGTGGGGCCGTTGCTTTACATCGTCGTGAATGGGTACCGAGATGAATGA
- a CDS encoding helix-turn-helix domain-containing protein: MDTPSTAGQHLRQLRRHAQLSQLDLALITGVSQRHLSCIETGRAKPSPGTLHALLMALDAPLEQCNRVFLAAGYAPRYTATPLASPAMAAIREAVSHVLHANNPAPAILLGSQWEVLATNASTCVLFELVGIKANAANELNLLTTLLQTGGLGDHLINAEEIRTVAWQRATREALGNPALAALLASLPAPPRTELPIDMPPLVLTRIRSSRGELNFLSTFTTFGMPQDITLTSLRIEHLIPADEPTWQVMRAGYADYAALVL, from the coding sequence ATGGATACCCCTTCAACTGCCGGCCAACACCTGCGCCAATTGCGCCGACACGCCCAACTGAGCCAGCTGGACCTGGCTTTGATCACGGGTGTTTCCCAGCGCCATCTCAGCTGCATCGAAACCGGCCGCGCCAAGCCGAGCCCGGGCACGTTGCATGCGTTGCTCATGGCCCTGGACGCCCCGCTGGAGCAATGCAACCGCGTGTTCCTCGCCGCCGGTTATGCGCCGCGCTACACCGCTACACCGCTCGCGTCACCGGCCATGGCCGCCATTCGTGAAGCGGTCAGCCACGTGTTGCACGCCAACAACCCCGCCCCGGCGATTCTGCTGGGCAGCCAGTGGGAAGTCCTCGCCACCAATGCCAGTACCTGCGTTTTATTTGAGCTGGTGGGGATCAAAGCGAATGCGGCCAACGAGCTAAACCTGCTGACAACCCTGCTGCAAACCGGCGGCCTGGGTGATCACCTGATCAACGCCGAAGAGATCCGCACCGTCGCCTGGCAACGCGCCACGCGCGAGGCTCTGGGCAACCCGGCACTGGCGGCGTTGCTGGCGAGTTTGCCGGCGCCGCCCCGTACCGAACTGCCCATCGACATGCCGCCACTGGTGTTGACGCGTATCCGCTCAAGCCGGGGCGAGCTGAACTTCCTGTCGACCTTCACCACGTTCGGCATGCCCCAGGACATCACGCTCACCTCGCTGCGTATCGAACATCTGATTCCGGCTGACGAGCCCACGTGGCAAGTGATGCGCGCTGGCTATGCGGATTATGCCGCGCTGGTTTTGTGA